ggaagaggagggagcaAGGCAGGGCGGCTCCCGTCTCCTCGGAAATGCCTCCCCGGCCCCGCCCACATCTGGAGGCGATTGTGATGTCGCCCGTGGAACTTCCGGACTTTTTCCTGCCCCAGAGTCAATGAAACCTCCCGCCCCAGCCCCGGCGACTAGTTGGGCGCTGGACCATGGGCTCCAGCCAAGCCCCGCACTTCTTGGGCAGCGGCTTGGGCCCCCGGTGCGGCACAGCAACGTCTTCCAGCCTTACAACCGTAGGTCTCAGCTCTGGCTTCAACCGGACCACCCCAGCTGAACGCGCAGGCAGTTCTCTAGGTCCTCAGGACCCCAGTCCTCAATCATTGGTCCATGGCTCGACGTGAGCCCACCCCCATATCCTAACTCCGCCCCAGCCAGTCCTTGGCCCCGCCTCCTTCGTCGGGCTCTCTCAGGTTCCACACCCCCCTCGGGTTCTCAAGCCAGCCCCCGTGCCACGCCCCCAGCTGGAAGCCCTCCCCTAATCTGCTGCCACGTCCCCTCCTTACCAGTGCTGCTCTCGTCCCACCAGCTGGCATCGTCCTCAGTTTTTTCCTTAGTCCACCTTTCAATCCTCAGTGTCGTCCTAACCCACATATCTCTCAGCCTAGTTCTTCGTCTCTACAAGACTCTTCCTCGCAGAAGTCCAACCCTGAACCTCAGCTTGGCCGAGTCCAACGTAAACCCCAATCTCAGCTTCGCCCCAGTCCAGCCCTTAACTCCGCCTCATGCTTGCCCAGTCTCCCGCCTCCCTCCGCTCTAGGCTGCGTTGTCTTAGTCCAAGTCTGAGCTTCCGCTGCGCTCTTCATCCGGGTCCTCCCAGTTCATTCGGGCCTCTCCCTCTTTGTTCCACTTTAACCTTAGCACCTCCCCGTTATCTCAGGTCTAAACTTTAGTTCGGCCGCTGAGGCCCAGCCCTCAATCCCATCCCTAGTTCCTTTCTAGATCTGCTCCAGGTTTAGTCCTACCCCCAGACCCTAGCCCCGCCCCTAACCCCGTTCTTAGCCCCGCCCCAGCCATTCTCTCAACATCCGGGCCCCTCCCAATCCTTCGGCACCCAGCCGCTGCCCTTAGCCCCGCCCCCAATCTACACTCGGGGCCCTGCCCGCGTGCCTAGGGAGCTACTCCCTCTAAACTCCAACCCGCCATCCTGGCTCTTCCAaggtccctccctccctggcgGGAGGCCGGGctcgctctcgctctctctccccGTCCGCAGGCCCCTCCACTGGAGCCCAGCTAATGAAGACGTCATGTCGGCTTGCAGCCCCGCCTGTGGCGCCCACCCACAGCGCCCCCTCCTAGCCCCCATGGGGCACCCTGTATTGAGACAATACTGCCCAATATAGACATCAACATAGAGCCAAATAATCGTGGTCACTCTTCccccaaatatttattataatagttaAGGTTTTTGAGCTCTTCCTGTGTGTGTTAGTGCTTTATTTCACTCTTGCAACCTCATGTCGTATCTCCATAGGCTTGCCCCATGCGGGGAGCAGGGCAAGCTGCCCGCATAGTCACCTACTACACACGCCCCTCACAGTGCACACCCCTCTCACCCTCAAGTATAGTATACACACTGCACATGCATGTACCACACTCATAGCGCAGGTTAAAATATCTACTCACCACACACGGACCAACGcaacacgcacacatgcacacgcccCTCACATACACCACCCAGAACACAGACCCATACTCCTGCTCCCCACGCTCCACGCAGCACAAACACTCCACAGCAGTACTATGgtgcaggacacacacacacacacacacatacacactctgtGTAAGGCAAGAGTTGGGGATCACAGTCCTGTAAGGAAACAGAGATGGAAGAACAATTCCATGAGAGTGTGAAAAAAGTGTTACAGCCACATCACTATCTTTCCACACATCACACCTCTCAATTTCTCTTGGTACCAGGCTCCAAAGCCAGGATATGCCTCaaaggatggagagaagggaaaaggatGTTGCTTAAACTTTGTTTTCTCCAGAGTCATCAAGggcctctcctgctgctgctCTGCATGATCTCAACCTCCACCTTCCTCAAGACCCAGCAGCCGGAGTGGCAGGATCACCACCCAGACCCTCTTACCCACTGTAGCTTTAGAGAACTCTAAGAACAgcagggaggacttccctggtggcgcagtggttcagtatccgcctgccaatgcaggggacaagggttcgagccctggtctgggaagatcccacatgctgcggagcaactaagcccgtgcgccacaactactgagcctgcgctctagagcccgtgagccataactactgagcccacgtgccacaactactgaagcccacgtgcctagagcccgtgctccacaacaagagaagtccccgctcaccgcaactggagaaagcccgtgtgcagcaacaaagacacatgcagccaaaaataaataaaatagttttaaaaaaataagaacagcaGGGGACGGGAAGCCAGTAGAAAGGGGAGAGTGCAGAAAAGCCAACTCTTCCAGAATAGAGTAGTGGGTAAGAATGGAAGcaaaagattgggattgacatatatacactactatacacTACACTACTACACTactagataactaatgagaacctctACTcaagtgctctgtggtgacctaaatgggaaggaaatccaaaaaagaggggatatatgtatatgtatggctgattcactttgctgtatagcagaaactgacacaccagtgtaaagcaactatactccaatttaaatttttaaaaaaagaatggaagcaaaggaaGAGCACTTGCTAACTGGGAACGAGGATCTGTGTTCTAATCTTGACCCTCCATGACCCCCCAGGATGACACCAGGCCACATGTGTCCCTCCATTGTTGGCCCAGATATCTGAGACACTTCCAGCCAATCTCTGGCTCTCTGGATGTCAACAGTGAGCCAGGTTCTTGGTCACTCTTCACCGAAATTGTTATTATAATAGTTAAGGTTTCTGAGCTCTTCCTATGTATGTTAGTGCTTTATCTTATTTCATCCATGAAAtaactgggagttccctggtggcctggtggttaggattctgggctttcactgccatcgcccaggttcaatccctggtcagggaactgagatcctgtaagACGCATGGCATGCCCCCCCCAAAATAAtaatagagatgaggaaactaagtcacagaggttaagtgatttgtctgAGTGTCCCAGGATGGACAGCAAGGATTCAAATGCAAATCCTCCTGACTTGGagcacgtcttttttttttttgaagagggaAAAgtgtatgcctttttttttttttttttttttttttggctgcgttgggtcttagttgcagcatgcgggatcttcgttgaggcgtgcaggatcttttgttctggcacgcgggcttctctctggctgtggtgtgcgggtttttctctagttgtggctctcaggctccagggcatgtgtgctcggtagtttgtggcacgcgggctctagctGAGGTGCGtgagcccagtagttgtggcgcgcaggcttagttgccccacagcatgtgggatcttagttccctgaccagggatcgaacccacgtcccctgcattgtaaggtagattctttaccactggaccaccagggaagtccccgtatgtcttatttttaatccaatttagttttttaattgttttaaaatataagaatatgcTACTGATAATTTTGTTAACTAATATAGTTAGATGTTGTCAGATAGCACATCTTCTGAGTAAGAGCCCTGCCTCTACCTTCCTGGGCCTTCTGGTCAACCCAAAAAGCACCCAAAACTCAttcacttctcactgtgttcccctcagagaagtattttttaaaggacaggcaggaggaaggtgaaaaaaaataaaaatattatccaaTGGTGGACTTGGGTATAAGCACGAAGTAGCAGGAGACATTTGAGGGGGAAGGGACCAAAGGAAAAGGGCTCTCAAAGATCTCAAAAATTATTCAGATGTCATCCAGTGAGGGTTCGGTGCATCCCCCAAACGTGGTCCCTGAGCTCCTAGCCTGCCTGAGGCCTGCCCAGAGGCCAGGAATGGCCAGAATCCCAGAAGTCTCCAGTCCCAAGATCACCATACAGCCCTGCCCATTCCACATCCCTGATCCCCCACAAAGGACTCCAGCACCTAACCTGCTAATAACAGATATTTTAATGCATAAGGCATAGTGTGAGGCTGGGACCATTAAGCACCCTCAAACCCAGAGGGCCCAGCAGGCTGAGTAAGAGCAGCAGGGCTCACCCACCTCCCTACCACTGGGCAACCTGGAGAGCCCTGGAGGAGAGGGGCATCCAGTTTTTGGCATGGTGCCTGGGAGCAGGAAGTGACTAGCATGGTCCCAGCTACACCTCTGGGGATACTGCCACCAAGGGGCAGCTCTTTGGTCTGGAAAAACAGTCAGTGCAAATGTCCAGGGGTTGAGCTCTGGGGGAGTAAATGTGGCACACTGCCCCAGGGCTGGGCAGTCTCTGGACAGTACCCTCACCCGTCATGGGCAACACATGGGCTTCTTCTTGCTGGCAGTTAGGTAGAGGTTGCTGTCATCACTGTTGATGCCTGAAGAAGGGTGAGAAACATGTGAAGCACGGATTGGAAGGTCCCTGTGCCCTCTGCCACCCTCATCCAGGCGGGCACTCACGGACAACATCCCCAATACGCCGGGATCCCGATTTCTCCAGCTCAGCCAGCACATTGGCCTCAAAGGTCAGTGCCGTCACACGAAAGAAGAATTCCCGGACATTTTCACCTGACACGGGGAGCAGATGGGTGCTCAGGGGCAGTTCCAGGCCTGGGGTCAATGAGCACAGCTGGAGGTGTGGGAGTGAGAGGCAAGGTAGGCAGGAATGCCACGGCAGAAGGCGGGACGCCTCTGACTCACCAGTGAGAGATGAGACTGCCCAGTACTCGGCCTTCATCTCTTGGGCCACCTTGAGTGCATCTTTCTCCATTAGCGTATACTGAGCAGGAGTCTGAGGGAGAGTCAGAGTCAGATGCTGTGGGTGGGGTTTCCCTTGTCAAGGTGGGAATTCCCCCGCCTGGCACACTCACACTCAGGTCCTTCTTGGAACCCACGAGGAAGAGAAGCACACTGGAAGGGTCATTCTCCTTGAGTGCATCAGCTAGCCACTGCCTGCCATAGACAGTGGACAGCAAGGGATGAGGGAGCTAGACAGGCTCCCCCCGCTGACACTTACATGCCCAGAAGGATATGCattcttctccttcccttccatgCTCCTGACCCCCCTCTTTTCTGAACCTTCTCTTCCCAGAGCCCCCATTATAGTTCAGCATGCCCACGTACTTGGTATGTTCCAGGGAGGCCACATCATTCAGGTTGAAAACGATGATGATGGCTGGAAGAGTGGGAGAAAACATATGCAGATTGTTGGGGAAGACACTACTGGTTCATTTCCACAATCCCTCCAGCCCTAGACTAGAGGCCAGGTGCTCCCACCTACCTCACTTAACCGTGGCCCTTACCTTGAGCTCCTCGGTAGTAGGTCGATGCAATGCATTTGAACCTCTCCTGTCCAGCGGTGTCCcagctgggaggaaggaggggggaaCACAGGTATGTGTGGGGCAGGGTGGTGCTGGTGGCTGCGGTGGGAGATAGGTGCTGGGAGAAGGAACGGCGGGAAGGAGTGGAGGAAGAACTCACAGCTGCAGACTGAAGGGGACGCCCAACACCTCAAATCGTTCCATCTCAAAGTCCACTCCGATGGTGGCCTTGTAGTTCTTATCAAAGGTGTCTTTGCAGAACCTGAGGGGGCACCAGATGCTCTGGTCCTGAGCCCAGCCCACCTGGCTAGACCTGGGCCCACTCTGCCCAGCCCAAACCAGCTCAGCTGCAGCACCCTCTTACCTATTAATGAGACAAGTCTTCCCCACTGACAGGTCCCCCACCACAATGACCTTGGAGATCTTAAATCTGCTGGACACAAGAGTGGGCAGGAAAAGTGAGCGCTAGCTCTTTCACTCAGAGGAGTCCCAATGCTCCCTAGTAGGTCCACAAAGGTAGCTGCACCCAGGCTGAGGTTACCATAGACACCAGGCCTGGACAAATATGCTGGGGAggagtgtttttgttttagtatCAGAGAGACATGATTTTGAATTCCGGctctcacttactagctgtgtgacttaggACAAGTTtctcagcttctctgagcctcagtttcaaccTTTGTTAAGTGGGGATTTAACATACATTTTATTGGGTGGTTGTGAAGGTTAAAATGAGATAAATGTCCTATATTctgagacatacacacacacacaaacatacatcaCAAACATACATtctaacatctctgaaatcaggatACATCTTAAAAGTGGCGGTGTTTTCCATTTAATAAAAGACAATAATAGTATACAACACACTGCTtgggcacacagtaaatgctcaattaCTGGTGGCAACTGTTAAGAGTGTTACCTTTTTTTACCCACAATAGGACTCATCCCTCTAGGACTGCTCCCTGCCCTGGAGCTCAAATAGATGGTGTGGGGGAAGCTGAGCTGGTGACCACGCCCTCATGTTGGACACCTTCTCTGTGTCAGGAATTAAACTGCCACCTTCCTACCTCACCCCATCTCTTAGGACTCGCCACAACCTAGCTGGAAGAAACGGGAGCACACAGGGGCATGAAAAGGGGGAACAACCATATAGCTGGTAAAAGCTGAAATGGAGCCTCCAGTTGTTGGCTCTGTACCCTTGCTTTGACTACAGGTTTCCTGGGACTTCCTTTCTTCGTTCCGGGTGTCTCTAACTCACCCCACGGTGCCTGTCCGGTGCTCCTGGCAGGCGCAGGTGACGCGGGGGTGGAAGCCTTTGTGCACGTGCAAAGCGGCCTCCTTCCTCAGGCACTGAGAGGGATGGAAGAGAACGGGACTCACCCATTCCTGGCCCTCTTCCCGCAACCAAGCAGCCCGCggcgggggatggggaggggaccaCCCAGAAGCAGCAGGCCTAGCTGGGCGGCAGGGCTGGGCCCAAGCCTGTAACTGGTCTGGTGCCGCCTCCTCCCCGCCCACACCCACCGCAGCCAGAAGCCCGACGTGGCCCTGGCGCCTACCTGGGGCAGCTCCGTCAGGACGCGGTCCCTGCGCACCGGCGCCAGAATGTTCATCTTGCCTGCGGCCTTGCGGGGCGCCCTGAGAAGGCGCGGAGGCCTGATCCGCCCCAGCAACCCGGGCCCGTGGAGACCCGACAATCACCCGCGACCGAGGGGTCCCGACTATAACTCGGGGCCACGGGGAGCCTACGGGAGCCCGTGGCCTCGGGGACGCTACAACCACCGCGGGCCACGGGGATGAGACAATCACCCGGGGCCGGGGCGAACCCACAATCACCCGGGCCCGGGGCGTCCCCAGGACGACTCGGGGGCGAGGAGACCCCTCGGCCGCCAAGTTGGGGCGTGGAGTCCCGTCTGGGGGGACCCGAGCCCGCGCAGACCCTACAATAACCCGGGGCCGGAAAGTTCCTACAATAACTCGAGGCCGTGAAGACCCGACGACAACTCGGGGTTGAGGCGACCCTACCATAACAGAGAAGCCCGGGGGCGCGGAGCGGCCCCGCCACACGGGGTCAGTGTGGGCAGGGACGGCACAGCACGGCCGGTGGACTGCTGGAGGAGGGGGCGAGGGGCCCAGTGCGCTGCGGGGCCTCGCGTCCCACTCGGCTCTCCCTTCGCAAGCGCTGTAACTTGATCCCCGGAAATTCCTGGAAAAGGGCCGCCCCCCGCCCCTCTCCCGGCAGCTCCAGGCCTTGCAGTCCGccccagcctccccctcccctcctcccgccAGCGCTGCCCCAGGTCAGGCTCCCCCTGCAGACGCCTCACCCGGCTGCGGGCCCGCCCTCACCCTGGTTGTAACCTTCCCAGATCGGGATCCCCCAGGTCTCTCTCCCCTGTACCTCCTGTGCCGGGCGGAGCCTCCATGGGGACCCTTACCCAGTCGAATTGGTGATGGGGAATCGGTGATCGCTGCGCAGCATCTGGCTGCGCCAGGAACCAgcgggaggggaaagggggagagaaggGGCCCTAGGAGAGGCGGTGCTTCCCTCCTCAACTCCAGGCCCAGGACGTGACTCATAGGGTCTGCCCCCACTCGCCCTTCTGCcctgggaggtggtggtggggagcgTAGAGGGGGTGCCAGGGTCGGAACGAGGTGCCACCAAGGAGAGAGAGGTCCGAAATCTGGTGCGTGTTAGATTGGGGGCCTGGGGCGCCGAAGACCAAGCTGCCTCCCTTGGTGGAGGATAAAGGAGGGCTAGGGGACCCAGAATTCCTCCCTTTGGAGAAGTCACCGCTCTGGGACATGGGGACTCTCCTTTGGTATGGGCGTTCTTCGCTCTGACCCCATTGAAAtccacccccactcccccaggacttttcttttttgcagTCTGCAGGCTAGAAGAAGGAGTAGCACACAACAAATCTCACCTTCAAAGGTGATTCcaagagaggagggggaggacagAAAGGCGATGTGATATGGGGTAAGCACAGTCCTTCAAAGAAGAAAACCCGAGCGTTTACTAAACcttgctctgtgtcaggaactgaaTTTGGGGATGCAAAGATGACTGGAGCAAGGAAGAGAAGACTGCTTAAAGGGAGGGGACTGTGAATGAAATTATTCCCATGAAGAACGATCGTATCCTGGAGAAATCTGATCGCTGGGTATTTGGAATAATTGGTAGAGTCTCTTCAACAGTATTATCGGGAAGACGCATGAAATCTGTCATAGGGGCAATGTGGCCACCTCCTACCTCTTCTGACACTTCGCTCTTCCCCTCCGCCTGACTCGACTTTTTCTGCCACCTAATCACCGTGTTATAAATAAGCCGTGTCCCCTCTCTCGACCTCAATTTCCACAGATGTCTGAGGGAGTTGGACTGGGCAAATTCTGCTCTAACGTTCTAGAATTTTGCTTCACTCTACCTGAGTCAATCTAACTACAGTATATTAATTCCACTTTGCAGTGGAACTGCAATCTTGTAATCCTCCTCCCTAAAGTTGCTCAAGATGTGAAGCGCTCAGTCCCGTGCAGCCGCAGGCTACACCATCCACCCGCCACATAAAATAAACACGCGTCTCCAAAAAACTACAACCCCCATGAGGCTTTAGGGTCTAACAAACGGAGGGGTGGTGCTAGTTTAATCCCTCTCGCGAGGAAGTAAAATCTAACTACCATTCCCGGCGGGCGCCGCGCTGCAGAGTATCCAATCAGCTTTAAGTAAAAAGTATCGCGAGTCTTCTGTGAGACTTGACTCTATAAGCCCGTGGGAACAAGTCTCGGAAGCCCTTTTCACGAAGATGGCGCCGAAAGCGAAGAAGGAAGGTGTGTGCCGGGGCTGGGGATACACAGCTGGCTGGCCTGGGCTCCCCGCAGAGTGAATGAACTGAGAGGATGATGGCTGGGCCAGGCCTTGCGGTGTCTGCTGTGGGGCCGCTCCTCGAGTTTTGGCAACGCTGAGGAGCGCGTGGGCCCAGCCGCATGGTCTGGGCTTCAGTGAAGGGTGTTGGGGAGGCGAGCCTGGCCGGTACCACCTGCGGGGGACAGCCAGACAGTCGGTTCTGGGGCGCTCCATGTCTCTAGACCTGTAAGGAATCGGTACTCTCATCTTCCCTTTTATCGCCATGTTAAATGGGGCTATATACTGTCCGCCGATGGCTGGACGATGTTATACATAAAATTACTAGTTCACATTTTTAGCAAGTGTCAAGCGTTTGGTCATTGCTAGTTTCTTTCTCATCGTATCCCAAGTTCCCCCTAGAATCGTGCATAtgatggaaaaattttaaactcctGAGACTTGTGATGTCTTCAAAGGAACCACTGATGCACGTGTGGCCTCGGGCACCCACTATGGGTCTTGAGGCCAGAAGTGATTGATTTCTGAATCCCGCACCCtcgttttctttccttctctcagtCCCTGCCCCTCCGAAAGCCGAAGCCAAAGCAAAGGCTTTGAAGGCCAAGAAAGCAGTGTTGAAAGGCGtacacagccacaaaaaaaagaagatccGGACGTCACCCACCTTCCGACGGCCCAAAACACTGCGGCTCAGGAGGCAGCCCAAATATCCTCGGAAGAGCGCCCCTAGGAGAAACAAGTCAGTACTGCCCCGTACCCTTGAAAAGATGTTTGGATATCCTCCATTGGTAATTTGGAAATTTACCAAACCTAGAGCATGGCTTCTCAAAACCACGTTGGTACCTAGTGTGCTTCTCTAAAGGAAGTATGAGGAGAATAATGCCCTGTTTAAGAACGAAAGGAGGCGTGTTTAGCATATTAGCAGGAATTGTTTAAAACAACCCAGAGTCACTGTCAAGATTAGCGAATTGTTAGGTTAATCATTGTTTCATATGCAGTCTACTTTCTTGTGAGTATAAAGTGGGACTTAGATGTTCTTTGTTTGGGGGTTCCAGGTTTAGGTTGTTCCTCGTTGCactttttttaaacctttgctGTGGGGAATAGTCCTCGAAGGTGAGGATGTGGGATGATTCTAGATTGATGAGATTCATTCATCTATATTGGACAGTGAAGACCTGTAGCAGTGTATGGCAACTTCTTTTCATTCACTTTCCCAAATGTTTACAGTCAAGGAATGGTTGGGGGAGTGAGTGGAAAAGGTTAGGGTACTTGAGTGTTCGGTGTCTCTAGTGGTAACGACTGACCTTAGGGAGCACAGTTTAGAGTAGAGCCATGGTAGTGGTTACCACCAGTGGATCCTCCCACTGCTTCCTAAGAAAAAGGCAGGAGAGTGGATTgtgtccatggagaaatggacttGACAGACTTTTTACTGCCATTTGG
This is a stretch of genomic DNA from Eschrichtius robustus isolate mEscRob2 chromosome 20, mEscRob2.pri, whole genome shotgun sequence. It encodes these proteins:
- the RAB34 gene encoding ras-related protein Rab-34 isoform X1 is translated as MNILAPVRRDRVLTELPQCLRKEAALHVHKGFHPRVTCACQEHRTGTVGRFKISKVIVVGDLSVGKTCLINRFCKDTFDKNYKATIGVDFEMERFEVLGVPFSLQLWDTAGQERFKCIASTYYRGAQAIIIVFNLNDVASLEHTKQWLADALKENDPSSVLLFLVGSKKDLSTPAQYTLMEKDALKVAQEMKAEYWAVSSLTGENVREFFFRVTALTFEANVLAELEKSGSRRIGDVVRINSDDSNLYLTASKKKPMCCP
- the RAB34 gene encoding ras-related protein Rab-34 isoform X2, coding for MNILAPVRRDRVLTELPQCLRKEAALHVHKGFHPRVTCACQEHRTGTVGFKISKVIVVGDLSVGKTCLINRFCKDTFDKNYKATIGVDFEMERFEVLGVPFSLQLWDTAGQERFKCIASTYYRGAQAIIIVFNLNDVASLEHTKQWLADALKENDPSSVLLFLVGSKKDLSTPAQYTLMEKDALKVAQEMKAEYWAVSSLTGENVREFFFRVTALTFEANVLAELEKSGSRRIGDVVRINSDDSNLYLTASKKKPMCCP